Genomic DNA from Scatophagus argus isolate fScaArg1 chromosome 15, fScaArg1.pri, whole genome shotgun sequence:
AACACGTaactttctgtttcagctgagCATCAATTTTTCCAGACATCAGGATAAATCCCTTCACTCTCTGTGGAATGAAAACACCAGCCCAGTATTAATATGAAGCTCTCTGCTGCCTCCACATGGTCACATCACTGCACTGACTACATCATCACTTCTCACTTTGTCTCGGTCTTTCATTTTAAACCTGCACGTTTTGAATACTGCActtccttttttgttgaacTGGTTTGTTTACAGGATGCACATGAATGTGCATCCACAAGTGATGCCATGAAAGGTCATGTAGAGTTCAGAGTTTAAGAGGTGTACCTGAATGCACCACAAGTCCTTCTCACATGCTAAAGCTCACACATGATATTTCACTACGACCACGTGATAGCATCATCAGTGTGGACTGCAGTGTCCTACCGTCCAGATGTCCATGACAATATTGGAGGTGGGGAAGTCCtccactgtgtcactgtgtacTTTCTTTTCCATCCAAACTTCCTCATTTTCAATGTCAGTGATTCTGGTCAGTGAAAAGCTCAGGTCCTCCTGCAGgaacaaacacaggcagaaTTCAGGTGAAGGTTTACACCAGAAATGTCTCCAGCATCAGGATTTGTTCAGAAATAAGGCATGAGAAGTTTATTGCCTCTTTGCTCAGCGActgtgaataataataataataattatcataataataatacaaatgtTTAGTATTGTGTTGATCATGTGAAGGaaatgagctgcagcaggagtgTAAAAGTCTACCACAAAGTTATTGACGGGTTTGAAAAGTTTCCTTCACCAAGTAGAAGTAATCAAATCCAGCTTGAATTTAATCTGATGAAGATCTGAGGAtgatgtgcacatttttttatCTGCCCTAAAATAAACCTTTTATTTCCCACCATGAAGGACTGAGAGTTGGGGGGCCTGATGACTTGAACTCCCCTGGAGAAACACTGACTCCTGCTGAAAGAATACCAGGTTGCTAAAATCTCCCAAATTCCCAGACTAAAGTCAGACCTTCACTCTGCAGCAGTATTTGTCCCTCAGCTTTTCCAGGAAGTCGTCCTCCAGCTGCAGATCGAGGCTCTCGTCCTTCATGTCTGCCTGCAGGAAGGCGCTGCCCATGATCTTATCACTGTGGGGGcgaaacagagagaggacatgTTGCTTCACGTCGGTCGGGGGAAAGACCAGGACGGGTTACAAGGCTCCACAGAGCATGATGTATGTATGATAGGATTTTGGAAACATATTTAAGTAACACTTGggagcaataataataataacaatctaATAAAAATCCAACCACTAACGTTGAAAATTCAGTGCTGACGATGGAGTGAACCTTCACAGGATATTTGAAAAGCTGTGTCTGTTACTCTTCATCAGGATGCTACTCACATAATCTGTGAGAAATGTGGACACGACCTGATTAAAGATTTTCCATTTTGGCCTCGAGAGAGAGTTgtgcctctgttttttttcagatcagatcagatcagcttATTTTTGGCCTaccaaatgttgttttggtgtGGCCTGATTCAACAAATAATGTCAGCAGTGCCGCCTCGTCTCGTCCCCACTCACGCGAACACATCTTTGCTGTATGTGGGCGGTTGAGATGTGTTTTTGGGCgagctttgtgtttgtcctaCATGTTTGAGGTTGTCCACAGTGATACCACCAGTCTGGGACAAGACGTCTCATGTCCGACTGAGAACTTTTACTGCAAGTTTTCCTCCACTCTTCTCCAGTTTCTtgatacactatgtagacaaaagtatccagacaaacctctttatggggTAGGCTCAGCCCCTGGGCTCAAAGGGAACTTGAAGGGCCACACATTGTGCACACAGGGTGGTGGGGGTCAGTAGGAGGCCCATAACTTTacttcattcatatttattcaAGTATGAGTGgctttattcattatttttgcttACTGTAAGCAAATCCCATAAAAATGCCTTCCCTACTTCGTGTCTCTCAGCTCCAGGTCCACGGGTTTCAATTGAGCGAATCTTTGAACACAAATAATTACTTCTATTGTTTTTAGAAAAGGCTCAGTAATTTCCAGACACTGTAGGTTTCAGTAAACATCActcaaaaaagaagaaaaagagcatTTGCTGGGAACTATTTTCAAAGGCGGATCAATCCAAAAGTGGTGGCAGGATGTTATGTGTGTGGCACTGAGccaaaacaaagtgtgtgtattCGTGGTGATGAAGTCAGAGAGTGCAGTTTTAGACAACATGGAGTTGTTGTATGAGGGGGAGAAGATGTATCAGTAGAAAACACAATCCTACCTCTTGTAGCGGTTGATGATCCAGTCCAGCAGAGCATGCATGTCCTTCAGGTCTGTCACCTGTTGCTCCAGCTTCTTCAGGTGCTGCCCCAGCACTCTGTGGTAACTGTTCACATATGTGCTGAAGACTTTAAAGCTGGGTGGGTACGACGACTGCAGCTCCCTCTTCACGTTCTCCAGGTCCTCCACGATGGCCTTACCCAGCAGACCCAGATGAACTGCCAGCCAGGAGATGTTCTGCTCGCTCTGCTCCAGGTGGACGCTGTCCACCTTCATCTGCACCCCTTCACCCACTGCCTCCCTCCAGCTCCCCATCCAGCTGTCTTGAAGGCCACCGCATTCGTCagatctcctctcctcctcttggaTGATGCGGGCCACGAGAACCAGCAGCTCCTTGTTTCTGGAGGGAAAAGAGTTGGAGTTGCGCACGATGGTGCTGATTTTTTCCCTCAGATATCCATAGAGGAGGCTGAGGTCTTTTTCCTTCTTGGCCAGCTGCATGGGCGAGTCCTCCCCACTATATTCCTGCTTGAACTCCTGTCGCAGGGCGAGCAGGTTCAGGTGAGCCTCCTCCAGCACCTCCATGTCGATCAGCTTATTGATCTGCATCACTGGGGAAAAATGGAGAAGATGGTGAATCTCTTCACATGGTTACATAAATTGCAGAGCTTAAATTTCCAATTAAAGAATCCCATTAGTCTTAATCAGTTCATTGAACAATGTCTGATTTCTCTCGGCAGATACTTTCTCAGTAGATCAGAACAGCAAGGAAACTCTGAAATTAAAttctgaaaatggaaataacTCATTTCTGACTGTCAGTTTAACACAAAGTCTCTTCTTTGAGGCAGGATTTTGACACTGACTGTGGCGTCAGCGTCTACAGATGAACTGAATCCTTGTGTATTTCACAGGGAATGAGGTCCCTAtctgtgtctgctttctgtTACCGAAACAGAGGAAGATAAAGAAGAAAGTTGACTgtagagacagagaaagagacaggaaggagtTCGGGAGGAAAAGTTTGCGTTCATAACTCAAACACTTACAAGGTTGGTAGCTTGCTTTAAAGGATACATGTATAAACTTTTCTACAGAATCTGACAGCTAATGCACATATAAGGGGCTGAAAATTAAATCAGAATAAATGTGATTGTGAAGACAGCTCTGTcctccaacatggctgccagagGGAATGTGACTGCTGGCCTTTGAGCAGGTTGGATAAACAAGGTGAAAGAATTGCATGTGACAGCACCTgacagtggtgtgtgtggtaTCTCCGGCAGCGTGTACGCCTCCTCCcacaccacctcctcctgcaccacctcctcttgcaccacctcctccccttccttctcctccttctggTCCCCTGCTGGGACTTTAGAGATGGGGATGTCCGTCTTATTGTTCGATCTCAGGCTTTGACGAATGGACCTCATTGTGTTCCTCATGGAGCCGCCGGCCCAGGCCATGTTGGGAGCTGACGAGATGAAACACACAGTTTAAGCTAATGATTTCTGGTCTTACCTAATGTCCACATCActaaatgaatgtttgtttgtccaCTGAAATTTTACAAATCAGTCAAAGTATGTGGTCCATCTGCAAGTGAATGTGCTAATACGAAAAGCCCGAAAGCTTCGGGACTGATACAGCTGGTGTGGATCAGGGTGACTGGACTACACCTCTTCAGCCCTGACATCCCATCATTAGCTCTGGACCTCACTGTGGTGAACTGACGGAAACCAGGTCGGGTGGAGGTACAATCAAACAAAGACCTTCTCGTATAAAAAACAGCTGACATATTAAAGGACTGCTTTACCTGTCTGTGAACGTTTCAGACCTTTCTTCCTTCCTGGGGGGTCTTCAGCCTcgtcttcctttttcttctggAAAAATCCTGCGATGTTCTTGAGAGGGGAGGTCACGGGAGAGCCAGCGCTCAGACCTGACAGAGAGGCAGCACAGTTTCTCAGCAAAACCTTCAGTCATGTCAGTGGGAAAAGAAAGATATGAACCTGAGCGCTTAAATCTTAGTTATCATTCTTAAGGTTCGTATTTGCTTCTCTGTGCTGGCATGCGAGCATGACTTGGCAGCATTTCGTCCTTAAAGTGACCTACAACTAAATCCAACTGAGGAATGCGAAGATTAAGTTTGGGCTCAGCTCCAGAATATAAAAGCGAAAGTATTAAACGTTGTCTGTGCTCAGCTCTGGTGACAGAGATAACAATTTAAAGGAACCCGTAAGACTTCACATAAAACGACTTCATGTGCACTACTGTAACCCGAAATGCTGCGcttgtcttttgctttttgccGTAAAACTCAAGATGCTTTAGAGCAAACTGAGCCTTTGCCTCTTTTGGCTTCAGCAAAtaccaaataacaaaaaggaGAGATGtcaaagtttgttgtttttgatgtggTGAGGAGTGGCGATGGCCCAAGCCCAACAGGCTGTGCGTCATCGAGAGGTAACAGCACATTCAGAGCAGACTTTCTCCAAGCAGGAAATCACAAGCGAAAGCAAAAAAGCAGCTTGCCGAGCCGTTTATGAGAAGTGTCAGtcacacaaacatccacaaaaCCCCCAGCAGTGcctcatttttaattatttaaacacaGTACGCAGGGTCTGCCACTAGGGGTCtctccacaaaaacaaaaggagaagatggaggtagtgtgggatcatgggagttgttgtcttcattgctaaacgacccccccccccaccaccactgctgatgaaaacCTGTCTGAAGTAAAATGTTCACAGATGATGTTTTGCTCACATTATATTTAGTCACTATGTTGTGTGGAAATCTGACATGTTACCTCTGAATGATTTCCTGGTTGGAGCTCTGGATGAACTTCAGGTgagctgaaaacagagcagcaccTGCCGTCCATCACGAGTCTGCTCGacatttttgacatgtttggttttaatgtggTCGTCTCTTGCTCTCTTGTCATAAATAAACGCTGATTATCTTGTTGATACACACAAAACTTTAAACAATTTGTTCCGTCTGAAGCAAAAAATAtcaatttacaataaaaaatgaGAAGCTGAACGTTTGTACctaaaaacatgactgaaacaattagaATCCAAATAGTTGACGCGCTAATTTTCTGttgacagactgactgatgaataaagagatttttttaataaaatcatttcaggCTCCTCAGCGTCTGCAGtgcagaagagcagcaggacgGCTTTTGTCTTGAGTCAAGTTTAAAGAAGCTTGGCTTCTTCTCAGCCACAGAAAAGTCTCTGTTGCTCTTGCTGAACTGTTAATCCCACAGTGTTGCTcttcccacccacacacacaacatcaccCACACCTGAGTGGAGCGAGTTGGTGGGTGTCAGAGGGAATGCTGGGAAATATATGCAGCGACTAACATAAGGAGCATTAGAGGACTGAGGAGAAGCCGGTTCTGTAAAACTGGAAATCTGACAAAGATGTCTTTTCTTGTATTTCCAGCAAGCGGAAAACGCCGTCCGTCCTCGCACTGCGCAGCTTGTGCTGACTTTATGGCCAGATAAAACGGCACACAAACACCAATTCTCGCATTgtcttccctcttcctccgccATTCAGAGGTCACGTTACTTTACCTGCCTGTGAAGCCCATTTCACAGCAGATCTCATGACAGCCATGACGGTACTCACTGGGTGACTGCGGGATATTCTCGACCACTTGCTGAATGCTGGTCCTGACTGAATGGAAAACACCGTTGGTCGGCGTCTTCCCGTTGCTCTCGAGGGACGCTCTGTCCTCACTGGGATTTTCGGTCGGTTTATCCATCATTTGTGGCATCTCGTCCTCTTGTGTGACATCCAACTGTGAGGAGACACACGGGAGTAAGAGGTTAAAGCTGACGGAGGAGACGTGTCCCTGCGCTCTGCTCCGCTCAGGAATGTGTGTGATACAGCAGTCAAggtgtttttggttatgttGGTTACAGCCGGCAGGGACGGGAAGACCAGTTCTGTTTACAGAAAACATCACAGCCCGTCGTGCAGCTTTTGTCAACAGGGGGAATATGTCCTAACAGCGGCTGCAAATTTCCACTGAGGACTTCCCCCTCAAGTATAGTTTTAGTTTTGATATGCTCTCCTGCCTCCATTTGATCAGAGTTTACAGACCTGTTTTTACCTGGGCTACGTCCAACACGTAACCATGTCCTAACAATTCCTGCCGCATTTCATCAGTCACCTGAGTGCGTCTCAGAAATGATTTTACGGTTTTATTCTTGTAATGGTTGCTCAACCTGCCATTAAAGCTGACGGGACTCCGCAGCTGGAAAACGTCGTATTCACTTCTAAAGGCTCAGTGTGTCGAGCAGAAAGGCAGAACAAGGCAGAAACTGAATACAATATTCAGgattttcattagtgtataatcacctgaaagtaagaatctgtgtgttttcaataGGATGGACCTCAGAGGGAGCAGGTCCCCTGGCGGAGTCCGCCATATTGCaccgccatgtttctacagttaCAGACACAGCAACCACTGGCTCTACAGACGGCCTTTTGCATTTCAAGTAGCCCTTATGTGTTGGTGGCATGAATTCACCAGATGGCCAATTCTCACATATTCCACCTTTAAATCAGCTCTTTTATCTTACGACTTTTTTCTTAACCGGTAGCATTTGTCATAATTATTTCagttattgattattgattttgcaaaaaagcaaaacagagcaATGATTAAGAGAGGTGCCTTAATCGACTCATCATAACTGATCCCAGTTTTATTATCACTCAACACACAAGATGTCCACATGTTttgataaattaaatgaaaacgTGTCTCTCAGAGACCGGCTGAAACATTCAGCACAAATGTTCAGTATCCAACTGCAATTTAACTTTGAGAACTGAAAATACAAGATGAGAGTTGAGGCTTATGCATATGCATTTTTACTGCATTACGTGTgagtaaatataataatttattttaaatatatttcctCAGTCTCTGTTGAAAAGTCGttatcgcacacacacacacacacacacgcaacaatAACACTTTAAACTCTCAGTAAAGGACTTCAACTATAATACACTGCAGTATAGAAAAGCtgaaaggcttttaatttttttaaataaaagattaagTTACCAACAGTCTGATGTGTGATGCAAACAAAAACGTCTGAAGGTCAAATGAACCTGCTTTTACATACAGAGGAACTGAGACAAAACCTTCTGTCTGACTAAtgacaaacataaaataaaacatcataaaagCTGCGCTCCGAGTTAATAAGTTACAGAATCAAACTTTacgaagagagagaaaacgtgTCCTTACCTGCGACGCTCAGGTAGACAatggctgtgtgtttatttcttcctttcacTTTCTGTACCTTTACGGTAAAACAGGTTTGGATTTAATCAAAGAGGTGTTGAATCCTGTTTCCTGGAAGGTGAAACTTAATAAATCAAACAAGCAAGCAGTTAATTGAGAAAGCGCAATGACGCGACACAACTCAGCCAGTCTTGCTGTCATCAGGAGGAATTCGAAATAGAAAGGATGAGTTAATGATTAAACTCAAACAGGAGTGTCGGACACGAAGAGACTTTAAACTGTtatggtttgtgtttgtttcacttacAAACCCCGCTTTACAGATTATTCTCCTCCCGCTGGAATGTGGCGTTAAGGTTTATGTGACCGTGGTGCGTTTAAGTGCCCCAAACTACCGCTTCAAGGTCGAGAGTCGCAAATTATTAAGTGGAGTAATGTGGCGGTGGCCATAGACCTACTCAGACCATTAACTTAAAGGCACAATATGCAGTATTATAGTATTTAAATTACAGCTGACTGTTGAGTCGCAGTCTCCCCCAACCCAGAACGTCGATACGTAACGATTGTTGGCAGTCAGCTGAGTGTTTTTATCAGGATCTTTGACATCCcgaacacaacaacaaaaccagaaTAAGAGGCAGAGGGCAGAGGCAGACTGAGAGGAGGGATCATCTTTCTTCtgtctatatatttttttaaagaagttcctgtttgtttaaattttaaaagaTACCACAAAAAGTACGTTTTGATATACAAATCTGACTTTCCAAATCTGAATTTCTAGTTTCAAGTACCTTCAGTTATTTAAAACCATCTGAGAAGTTTCCACAGGAAGTCTGAACATCTTAAACATGACAGCTAGACACGACCACTTGTTTAATCTGCAACAACATGCTGTATCTGATGAGGTGATGTAAAATGTGTACAATATTAACTGCATGACAGACAAATGGTGGAATAAGCAGTTCAATATTTCCCAgtgaaatgtagtgaagtagaagtataaagttaAAGTCAGTTAGTTAACTACAGCAGCATACTTGAGGAAAAGGACTAATTGCATTGGAGCGGGTACAGACGAAGCCACAATGATGACAGGTGGGAGTGTCTCCTTTGTGTACCCTGGAATAacttaatgaaaataataagaGCTGAAGAaccagaaacagaacaaaacatgaGCGGAACAGTGACAGGCTGCTATGTAGCACCTCAACCGCAGCAAAGAACCACAGGACCACTGGAGAActattgtttttgtctgtgagAACTGCATACAAACCTAAAATAAGCCCTCAGGTGTTGATTATGCCTGCATGTTCCCACCTGCACTTTGTCAGATCAGGTCAAAGCTGTAATGTCATAAAACACATGACCTCGGGGGCTGTCGTGCAGGTTATGACCCCTGGAGGGCGACGTGTGTCACATTTGTCTCCGGTGTTCCTCACGAGTGATGGAGGCACCGGCACTGCTTTGCAGGTTACACCAAGTTGTGAGCATGAGGATGGAAACGCGGAGGTTTGCATTCAGCTGCTGGTTTAAACCAGGTCAGACACCTGCTGCACCTGCCGAGGAAACACGGAGAGAAGATCACC
This window encodes:
- the exoc3l4 gene encoding exocyst complex component 3-like protein 4, with protein sequence MPQMMDKPTENPSEDRASLESNGKTPTNGVFHSVRTSIQQVVENIPQSPSLSAGSPVTSPLKNIAGFFQKKKEDEAEDPPGRKKGLKRSQTAPNMAWAGGSMRNTMRSIRQSLRSNNKTDIPISKVPAGDQKEEKEGEEVVQEEVVQEEVVWEEAYTLPEIPHTPLSVMQINKLIDMEVLEEAHLNLLALRQEFKQEYSGEDSPMQLAKKEKDLSLLYGYLREKISTIVRNSNSFPSRNKELLVLVARIIQEEERRSDECGGLQDSWMGSWREAVGEGVQMKVDSVHLEQSEQNISWLAVHLGLLGKAIVEDLENVKRELQSSYPPSFKVFSTYVNSYHRVLGQHLKKLEQQVTDLKDMHALLDWIINRYKSDKIMGSAFLQADMKDESLDLQLEDDFLEKLRDKYCCRVKEDLSFSLTRITDIENEEVWMEKKVHSDTVEDFPTSNIVMDIWTRVKGFILMSGKIDAQLKQKVTCSCLEELKQFPKRFETEFRSHCSSLRPQPLWTDYQITYINSFSALQQPMEEYQAACPDEVEGFRREVRGLIDRLMEDLEDQFKESVKPYLRRMMTRKWLTSDEDFKQLQNQTKLLSLPCSRMRPPHAQEFASRLHYHVVKEYIGQLMKNNYSCKNRKHEKAAMKIREQCCVLRDLFEEMKSTHDWLHPVGDDLSDIMAQNKANIKDHLQPIVEHYPDFSKKHLIAVLYFRGLLRGRKHRLILQRLSELKRSSGNGGNRGQVLFGDMQVAVNTDCLSSLPFSCLSFLRPNN